In one window of Nicotiana tabacum cultivar K326 chromosome 12, ASM71507v2, whole genome shotgun sequence DNA:
- the LOC107822331 gene encoding uncharacterized protein LOC107822331 isoform X5 → MDNGILQVTLLVPDGIVTGIKYNGVDNLLEILNDDETNRGYWDVVWSSGGTKGTTGIFERFIMLKGSSGFYSYAIYEHLEGWPGFNLDETRIAFKLRKDKLPDRGQPLAYPEAVLLVNPVEPEFKGEVDDKYQYSCEDKDLKVHGWICMDPPLGFWIIIPSDEFRSGGPLKQNLTSHVGPTALSVFLSAHYAGEDLVPKFGDGEPWKKVFGPVFIYLNYVNEGEDPLTLWEDAKEQMLIEVESWPYSFPASEDFPSSSQRGNISGRLLVQDRYFKDYKISASGAYVGLAPPGEAGSWQRECKDYQFWTKADEEGYYVISDIRAGDYNLYAFVPGFIGDYKSDIKVTITSGCSIEIDDLVFEPPRNGPTLWEIGIPDRSAREFYIPDPDPKYINKLFVNHPDKFRQYGLWERYTGLYPNGDIVFTVGESDYKKDWFFAQVTRKRDEKTYIGTTWQIKFKLDSVKQKEIYTLRVALASAAQAELQVRVNDSSTNTPLFSSGVIGKDNAIARHGIHGLHWLFNVNLQGNILVEGENTIYLTQANSTSPFQGIMYDYIRLEGPPYHD, encoded by the exons ATGGATAATGGTATTCTCCAAGTGACATTGTTAGTACCAGATGGCATTGTAACCGGAATCAAATACAATGGCGTTGACAATTTGCTTGAGATTCTAAATGATGATGAAACAAACAGAGG ATACTGGGATGTTGTCTGGAGTTCAGGTGGGACTAAAGGAACTACAGGAATATTTGAAAG GTTTATAATGCTTAAAGGCTCCTCGGGTTTCTATTCTTATGCAATTTATGAACATTTAGAGGGATGGCCTGGTTTCAACCTTGATGAGACTAGGATCGCATTCAAGCTCAGAAAAGACAA GTTACCAGATAGAGGACAACCACTTGCTTATCCTGAAGCAGTCCTGCTTGTCAATCCCGTGGAGCCTGAGTTCAAAGGCGAG GTCGATGACAAGTATCAATACTCATGTGAGGACAAAGATCTCAAAGTTCATGGATGGATTTGTATGGATCCACCACTGGGGTTCTGGATAATTATTCCTAGTGACGAATTTCGATCTGGGGGACCCCTTAAACAAAACCTCACTTCTCATGTTGGTCCAACTGCTCTTTCT GTGTTTCTCAGTGCCCACTATGCAGGAGAGGATTTGGTTCCAAAGTTTGGAGACGGGGAGCCATGGAAGAAAGTCTTTGGACCAGtttttatatatcttaattaTGTCAATGAAGGGGAGGATCCCCTTACTCTCTGGGAGGATGCCAAAGAACAG ATGCTGATAGAAGTTGAAAGCTGGCCTTACAGTTTTCCAGCAAGTGAGGATTTTCCATCATCATCTCAACGTGGTAATATTAGTGGAAGATTGTTAGTCCAAGACAG GTACTTCAAAGATTATAAGATATCTGCTTCTGGTGCATACGTTGGCTTGGCTCCACCAGGAGAAGCCGGTTCATGGCAAAGAGAATGCAAG GATTATCAATTCTGGACAAAAGCAGATGAGGAAGGCTATTATGTAATCAGTGATATACGAGCAGGCGACTATAACTTGTATGCATTTGTCCCTGGATTCATTGGAGATTACAAAAGTGACATTAAAGTCACAATTACCTCGG GTTGCAGCATTGAGATAGATGATCTTGTCTTTGAACCCCCAAGAAATGGACCTACACTTTGGGAAATTGGCATTCCTGATCGTTCTGCTCGAGAGTTTTATATTCCTGATCCTGATCCAAAATATATCAACAAACTCTTTGTTAATCATCCTGATAA GTTTAGACAGTACGGGCTATGGGAGAGATACACTGGCTTGTATCCAAATGGTGATATAGTTTTTACAGTTGGAGAGAGTGACTATAAAAAAGATTGGTTCTTTGCTCAAGTCACTAG GAAAAGGGATGAGAAGACATATATAGGAACAACATGGCAAATAAAGTTCAAACTTGACAGTGTTAAACAAAAGGAAATCTATACACTAAGAGTGGCACTTGCATCTGCAGCTCAAGCTGAATTACAG GTTCGCGTTAATGATTCAAGCACGAATACTCCTCTATTCTCAAGTGGAGTGATAGGGAAGGATAACGCGATAGCAAGGCATGGAATTCATGGTCTCCATTGGCTGTTCAATGTGAATTTGCAGGGTAATATACTTGTTGAAGGGGAAAATACCATATATTTGACCCAAGCAAATTCAACTAGTCCTTTTCAAGGGATCATGTATGATTATATCCGTTTAGAAGGACCTCCTTACCATGACTAA
- the LOC107822331 gene encoding uncharacterized protein LOC107822331 isoform X3 — MDNGILQVTLLVPDGIVTGIKYNGVDNLLEILNDDETNRGYWDVVWSSGGTKGTTGIFERLICTTYKVILERDDQIELSFSRAWDVSLQDKLIPLKIDKRFIMLKGSSGFYSYAIYEHLEGWPGFNLDETRIAFKLRKDKLPDRGQPLAYPEAVLLVNPVEPEFKGEVDDKYQYSCEDKDLKVHGWICMDPPLGFWIIIPSDEFRSGGPLKQNLTSHVGPTALSVFLSAHYAGEDLVPKFGDGEPWKKVFGPVFIYLNYVNEGEDPLTLWEDAKEQMLIEVESWPYSFPASEDFPSSSQRGNISGRLLVQDRYFKDYKISASGAYVGLAPPGEAGSWQRECKDYQFWTKADEEGYYVISDIRAGDYNLYAFVPGFIGDYKSDIKVTITSGCSIEIDDLVFEPPRNGPTLWEIGIPDRSAREFYIPDPDPKYINKLFVNHPDKFRQYGLWERYTGLYPNGDIVFTVGESDYKKDWFFAQVTRKRDEKTYIGTTWQIKFKLDSVKQKEIYTLRVALASAAQAELQVRVNDSSTNTPLFSSGVIGKDNAIARHGIHGLHWLFNVNLQGNILVEGENTIYLTQANSTSPFQGIMYDYIRLEGPPYHD; from the exons ATGGATAATGGTATTCTCCAAGTGACATTGTTAGTACCAGATGGCATTGTAACCGGAATCAAATACAATGGCGTTGACAATTTGCTTGAGATTCTAAATGATGATGAAACAAACAGAGG ATACTGGGATGTTGTCTGGAGTTCAGGTGGGACTAAAGGAACTACAGGAATATTTGAAAG GCTCATATGCACAACCTATAAGGTCATATTGGAAAGAGATGATCAAATAGAGCTTTCCTTCTCAAGGGCATGGGATGTGTCACTTCAGGACAAGCTTATTCCCCTGAAAATAGACAAAAg GTTTATAATGCTTAAAGGCTCCTCGGGTTTCTATTCTTATGCAATTTATGAACATTTAGAGGGATGGCCTGGTTTCAACCTTGATGAGACTAGGATCGCATTCAAGCTCAGAAAAGACAA GTTACCAGATAGAGGACAACCACTTGCTTATCCTGAAGCAGTCCTGCTTGTCAATCCCGTGGAGCCTGAGTTCAAAGGCGAG GTCGATGACAAGTATCAATACTCATGTGAGGACAAAGATCTCAAAGTTCATGGATGGATTTGTATGGATCCACCACTGGGGTTCTGGATAATTATTCCTAGTGACGAATTTCGATCTGGGGGACCCCTTAAACAAAACCTCACTTCTCATGTTGGTCCAACTGCTCTTTCT GTGTTTCTCAGTGCCCACTATGCAGGAGAGGATTTGGTTCCAAAGTTTGGAGACGGGGAGCCATGGAAGAAAGTCTTTGGACCAGtttttatatatcttaattaTGTCAATGAAGGGGAGGATCCCCTTACTCTCTGGGAGGATGCCAAAGAACAG ATGCTGATAGAAGTTGAAAGCTGGCCTTACAGTTTTCCAGCAAGTGAGGATTTTCCATCATCATCTCAACGTGGTAATATTAGTGGAAGATTGTTAGTCCAAGACAG GTACTTCAAAGATTATAAGATATCTGCTTCTGGTGCATACGTTGGCTTGGCTCCACCAGGAGAAGCCGGTTCATGGCAAAGAGAATGCAAG GATTATCAATTCTGGACAAAAGCAGATGAGGAAGGCTATTATGTAATCAGTGATATACGAGCAGGCGACTATAACTTGTATGCATTTGTCCCTGGATTCATTGGAGATTACAAAAGTGACATTAAAGTCACAATTACCTCGG GTTGCAGCATTGAGATAGATGATCTTGTCTTTGAACCCCCAAGAAATGGACCTACACTTTGGGAAATTGGCATTCCTGATCGTTCTGCTCGAGAGTTTTATATTCCTGATCCTGATCCAAAATATATCAACAAACTCTTTGTTAATCATCCTGATAA GTTTAGACAGTACGGGCTATGGGAGAGATACACTGGCTTGTATCCAAATGGTGATATAGTTTTTACAGTTGGAGAGAGTGACTATAAAAAAGATTGGTTCTTTGCTCAAGTCACTAG GAAAAGGGATGAGAAGACATATATAGGAACAACATGGCAAATAAAGTTCAAACTTGACAGTGTTAAACAAAAGGAAATCTATACACTAAGAGTGGCACTTGCATCTGCAGCTCAAGCTGAATTACAG GTTCGCGTTAATGATTCAAGCACGAATACTCCTCTATTCTCAAGTGGAGTGATAGGGAAGGATAACGCGATAGCAAGGCATGGAATTCATGGTCTCCATTGGCTGTTCAATGTGAATTTGCAGGGTAATATACTTGTTGAAGGGGAAAATACCATATATTTGACCCAAGCAAATTCAACTAGTCCTTTTCAAGGGATCATGTATGATTATATCCGTTTAGAAGGACCTCCTTACCATGACTAA
- the LOC107822331 gene encoding uncharacterized protein LOC107822331 isoform X2 yields the protein MHINILHASASAKLQEEVVMDNGILQVTLLVPDGIVTGIKYNGVDNLLEILNDDETNRGYWDVVWSSGGTKGTTGIFERLICTTYKVILERDDQIELSFSRAWDVSLQDKLIPLKIDKRFIMLKGSSGFYSYAIYEHLEGWPGFNLDETRIAFKLRKDKLPDRGQPLAYPEAVLLVNPVEPEFKGEVDDKYQYSCEDKDLKVHGWICMDPPLGFWIIIPSDEFRSGGPLKQNLTSHVGPTALSVFLSAHYAGEDLVPKFGDGEPWKKVFGPVFIYLNYVNEGEDPLTLWEDAKEQMLIEVESWPYSFPASEDFPSSSQRGNISGRLLVQDRYFKDYKISASGAYVGLAPPGEAGSWQRECKDYQFWTKADEEGYYVISDIRAGDYNLYAFVPGFIGDYKSDIKVTITSGCSIEIDDLVFEPPRNGPTLWEIGIPDRSAREFYIPDPDPKYINKLFVNHPDKFRQYGLWERYTGLYPNGDIVFTVGESDYKKDWFFAQVTRKRDEKTYIGTTWQIKFKLDSVKQKEIYTLRVALASAAQAELQVRVNDSSTNTPLFSSGVIGKDNAIARHGIHGLHWLFNVNLQGNILVEGENTIYLTQANSTSPFQGIMYDYIRLEGPPYHD from the exons ATGCATATTAATATCTTACATGCTTCTGCTTCTGCCAAACTACAAGAAGAG GTGGTGATGGATAATGGTATTCTCCAAGTGACATTGTTAGTACCAGATGGCATTGTAACCGGAATCAAATACAATGGCGTTGACAATTTGCTTGAGATTCTAAATGATGATGAAACAAACAGAGG ATACTGGGATGTTGTCTGGAGTTCAGGTGGGACTAAAGGAACTACAGGAATATTTGAAAG GCTCATATGCACAACCTATAAGGTCATATTGGAAAGAGATGATCAAATAGAGCTTTCCTTCTCAAGGGCATGGGATGTGTCACTTCAGGACAAGCTTATTCCCCTGAAAATAGACAAAAg GTTTATAATGCTTAAAGGCTCCTCGGGTTTCTATTCTTATGCAATTTATGAACATTTAGAGGGATGGCCTGGTTTCAACCTTGATGAGACTAGGATCGCATTCAAGCTCAGAAAAGACAA GTTACCAGATAGAGGACAACCACTTGCTTATCCTGAAGCAGTCCTGCTTGTCAATCCCGTGGAGCCTGAGTTCAAAGGCGAG GTCGATGACAAGTATCAATACTCATGTGAGGACAAAGATCTCAAAGTTCATGGATGGATTTGTATGGATCCACCACTGGGGTTCTGGATAATTATTCCTAGTGACGAATTTCGATCTGGGGGACCCCTTAAACAAAACCTCACTTCTCATGTTGGTCCAACTGCTCTTTCT GTGTTTCTCAGTGCCCACTATGCAGGAGAGGATTTGGTTCCAAAGTTTGGAGACGGGGAGCCATGGAAGAAAGTCTTTGGACCAGtttttatatatcttaattaTGTCAATGAAGGGGAGGATCCCCTTACTCTCTGGGAGGATGCCAAAGAACAG ATGCTGATAGAAGTTGAAAGCTGGCCTTACAGTTTTCCAGCAAGTGAGGATTTTCCATCATCATCTCAACGTGGTAATATTAGTGGAAGATTGTTAGTCCAAGACAG GTACTTCAAAGATTATAAGATATCTGCTTCTGGTGCATACGTTGGCTTGGCTCCACCAGGAGAAGCCGGTTCATGGCAAAGAGAATGCAAG GATTATCAATTCTGGACAAAAGCAGATGAGGAAGGCTATTATGTAATCAGTGATATACGAGCAGGCGACTATAACTTGTATGCATTTGTCCCTGGATTCATTGGAGATTACAAAAGTGACATTAAAGTCACAATTACCTCGG GTTGCAGCATTGAGATAGATGATCTTGTCTTTGAACCCCCAAGAAATGGACCTACACTTTGGGAAATTGGCATTCCTGATCGTTCTGCTCGAGAGTTTTATATTCCTGATCCTGATCCAAAATATATCAACAAACTCTTTGTTAATCATCCTGATAA GTTTAGACAGTACGGGCTATGGGAGAGATACACTGGCTTGTATCCAAATGGTGATATAGTTTTTACAGTTGGAGAGAGTGACTATAAAAAAGATTGGTTCTTTGCTCAAGTCACTAG GAAAAGGGATGAGAAGACATATATAGGAACAACATGGCAAATAAAGTTCAAACTTGACAGTGTTAAACAAAAGGAAATCTATACACTAAGAGTGGCACTTGCATCTGCAGCTCAAGCTGAATTACAG GTTCGCGTTAATGATTCAAGCACGAATACTCCTCTATTCTCAAGTGGAGTGATAGGGAAGGATAACGCGATAGCAAGGCATGGAATTCATGGTCTCCATTGGCTGTTCAATGTGAATTTGCAGGGTAATATACTTGTTGAAGGGGAAAATACCATATATTTGACCCAAGCAAATTCAACTAGTCCTTTTCAAGGGATCATGTATGATTATATCCGTTTAGAAGGACCTCCTTACCATGACTAA
- the LOC107822331 gene encoding uncharacterized protein LOC107822331 isoform X4, with the protein MLLLLPNYKKRSIVSLYHHVVMDNGILQVTLLVPDGIVTGIKYNGVDNLLEILNDDETNRGYWDVVWSSGGTKGTTGIFERFIMLKGSSGFYSYAIYEHLEGWPGFNLDETRIAFKLRKDKLPDRGQPLAYPEAVLLVNPVEPEFKGEVDDKYQYSCEDKDLKVHGWICMDPPLGFWIIIPSDEFRSGGPLKQNLTSHVGPTALSVFLSAHYAGEDLVPKFGDGEPWKKVFGPVFIYLNYVNEGEDPLTLWEDAKEQMLIEVESWPYSFPASEDFPSSSQRGNISGRLLVQDRYFKDYKISASGAYVGLAPPGEAGSWQRECKDYQFWTKADEEGYYVISDIRAGDYNLYAFVPGFIGDYKSDIKVTITSGCSIEIDDLVFEPPRNGPTLWEIGIPDRSAREFYIPDPDPKYINKLFVNHPDKFRQYGLWERYTGLYPNGDIVFTVGESDYKKDWFFAQVTRKRDEKTYIGTTWQIKFKLDSVKQKEIYTLRVALASAAQAELQVRVNDSSTNTPLFSSGVIGKDNAIARHGIHGLHWLFNVNLQGNILVEGENTIYLTQANSTSPFQGIMYDYIRLEGPPYHD; encoded by the exons ATGCTTCTGCTTCTGCCAAACTACAAGAAGAGGTCAATAGTCTCTCTATATCACCAT GTGGTGATGGATAATGGTATTCTCCAAGTGACATTGTTAGTACCAGATGGCATTGTAACCGGAATCAAATACAATGGCGTTGACAATTTGCTTGAGATTCTAAATGATGATGAAACAAACAGAGG ATACTGGGATGTTGTCTGGAGTTCAGGTGGGACTAAAGGAACTACAGGAATATTTGAAAG GTTTATAATGCTTAAAGGCTCCTCGGGTTTCTATTCTTATGCAATTTATGAACATTTAGAGGGATGGCCTGGTTTCAACCTTGATGAGACTAGGATCGCATTCAAGCTCAGAAAAGACAA GTTACCAGATAGAGGACAACCACTTGCTTATCCTGAAGCAGTCCTGCTTGTCAATCCCGTGGAGCCTGAGTTCAAAGGCGAG GTCGATGACAAGTATCAATACTCATGTGAGGACAAAGATCTCAAAGTTCATGGATGGATTTGTATGGATCCACCACTGGGGTTCTGGATAATTATTCCTAGTGACGAATTTCGATCTGGGGGACCCCTTAAACAAAACCTCACTTCTCATGTTGGTCCAACTGCTCTTTCT GTGTTTCTCAGTGCCCACTATGCAGGAGAGGATTTGGTTCCAAAGTTTGGAGACGGGGAGCCATGGAAGAAAGTCTTTGGACCAGtttttatatatcttaattaTGTCAATGAAGGGGAGGATCCCCTTACTCTCTGGGAGGATGCCAAAGAACAG ATGCTGATAGAAGTTGAAAGCTGGCCTTACAGTTTTCCAGCAAGTGAGGATTTTCCATCATCATCTCAACGTGGTAATATTAGTGGAAGATTGTTAGTCCAAGACAG GTACTTCAAAGATTATAAGATATCTGCTTCTGGTGCATACGTTGGCTTGGCTCCACCAGGAGAAGCCGGTTCATGGCAAAGAGAATGCAAG GATTATCAATTCTGGACAAAAGCAGATGAGGAAGGCTATTATGTAATCAGTGATATACGAGCAGGCGACTATAACTTGTATGCATTTGTCCCTGGATTCATTGGAGATTACAAAAGTGACATTAAAGTCACAATTACCTCGG GTTGCAGCATTGAGATAGATGATCTTGTCTTTGAACCCCCAAGAAATGGACCTACACTTTGGGAAATTGGCATTCCTGATCGTTCTGCTCGAGAGTTTTATATTCCTGATCCTGATCCAAAATATATCAACAAACTCTTTGTTAATCATCCTGATAA GTTTAGACAGTACGGGCTATGGGAGAGATACACTGGCTTGTATCCAAATGGTGATATAGTTTTTACAGTTGGAGAGAGTGACTATAAAAAAGATTGGTTCTTTGCTCAAGTCACTAG GAAAAGGGATGAGAAGACATATATAGGAACAACATGGCAAATAAAGTTCAAACTTGACAGTGTTAAACAAAAGGAAATCTATACACTAAGAGTGGCACTTGCATCTGCAGCTCAAGCTGAATTACAG GTTCGCGTTAATGATTCAAGCACGAATACTCCTCTATTCTCAAGTGGAGTGATAGGGAAGGATAACGCGATAGCAAGGCATGGAATTCATGGTCTCCATTGGCTGTTCAATGTGAATTTGCAGGGTAATATACTTGTTGAAGGGGAAAATACCATATATTTGACCCAAGCAAATTCAACTAGTCCTTTTCAAGGGATCATGTATGATTATATCCGTTTAGAAGGACCTCCTTACCATGACTAA
- the LOC107822331 gene encoding uncharacterized protein LOC107822331 isoform X1 — MLLLLPNYKKRSIVSLYHHVVMDNGILQVTLLVPDGIVTGIKYNGVDNLLEILNDDETNRGYWDVVWSSGGTKGTTGIFERLICTTYKVILERDDQIELSFSRAWDVSLQDKLIPLKIDKRFIMLKGSSGFYSYAIYEHLEGWPGFNLDETRIAFKLRKDKLPDRGQPLAYPEAVLLVNPVEPEFKGEVDDKYQYSCEDKDLKVHGWICMDPPLGFWIIIPSDEFRSGGPLKQNLTSHVGPTALSVFLSAHYAGEDLVPKFGDGEPWKKVFGPVFIYLNYVNEGEDPLTLWEDAKEQMLIEVESWPYSFPASEDFPSSSQRGNISGRLLVQDRYFKDYKISASGAYVGLAPPGEAGSWQRECKDYQFWTKADEEGYYVISDIRAGDYNLYAFVPGFIGDYKSDIKVTITSGCSIEIDDLVFEPPRNGPTLWEIGIPDRSAREFYIPDPDPKYINKLFVNHPDKFRQYGLWERYTGLYPNGDIVFTVGESDYKKDWFFAQVTRKRDEKTYIGTTWQIKFKLDSVKQKEIYTLRVALASAAQAELQVRVNDSSTNTPLFSSGVIGKDNAIARHGIHGLHWLFNVNLQGNILVEGENTIYLTQANSTSPFQGIMYDYIRLEGPPYHD, encoded by the exons ATGCTTCTGCTTCTGCCAAACTACAAGAAGAGGTCAATAGTCTCTCTATATCACCAT GTGGTGATGGATAATGGTATTCTCCAAGTGACATTGTTAGTACCAGATGGCATTGTAACCGGAATCAAATACAATGGCGTTGACAATTTGCTTGAGATTCTAAATGATGATGAAACAAACAGAGG ATACTGGGATGTTGTCTGGAGTTCAGGTGGGACTAAAGGAACTACAGGAATATTTGAAAG GCTCATATGCACAACCTATAAGGTCATATTGGAAAGAGATGATCAAATAGAGCTTTCCTTCTCAAGGGCATGGGATGTGTCACTTCAGGACAAGCTTATTCCCCTGAAAATAGACAAAAg GTTTATAATGCTTAAAGGCTCCTCGGGTTTCTATTCTTATGCAATTTATGAACATTTAGAGGGATGGCCTGGTTTCAACCTTGATGAGACTAGGATCGCATTCAAGCTCAGAAAAGACAA GTTACCAGATAGAGGACAACCACTTGCTTATCCTGAAGCAGTCCTGCTTGTCAATCCCGTGGAGCCTGAGTTCAAAGGCGAG GTCGATGACAAGTATCAATACTCATGTGAGGACAAAGATCTCAAAGTTCATGGATGGATTTGTATGGATCCACCACTGGGGTTCTGGATAATTATTCCTAGTGACGAATTTCGATCTGGGGGACCCCTTAAACAAAACCTCACTTCTCATGTTGGTCCAACTGCTCTTTCT GTGTTTCTCAGTGCCCACTATGCAGGAGAGGATTTGGTTCCAAAGTTTGGAGACGGGGAGCCATGGAAGAAAGTCTTTGGACCAGtttttatatatcttaattaTGTCAATGAAGGGGAGGATCCCCTTACTCTCTGGGAGGATGCCAAAGAACAG ATGCTGATAGAAGTTGAAAGCTGGCCTTACAGTTTTCCAGCAAGTGAGGATTTTCCATCATCATCTCAACGTGGTAATATTAGTGGAAGATTGTTAGTCCAAGACAG GTACTTCAAAGATTATAAGATATCTGCTTCTGGTGCATACGTTGGCTTGGCTCCACCAGGAGAAGCCGGTTCATGGCAAAGAGAATGCAAG GATTATCAATTCTGGACAAAAGCAGATGAGGAAGGCTATTATGTAATCAGTGATATACGAGCAGGCGACTATAACTTGTATGCATTTGTCCCTGGATTCATTGGAGATTACAAAAGTGACATTAAAGTCACAATTACCTCGG GTTGCAGCATTGAGATAGATGATCTTGTCTTTGAACCCCCAAGAAATGGACCTACACTTTGGGAAATTGGCATTCCTGATCGTTCTGCTCGAGAGTTTTATATTCCTGATCCTGATCCAAAATATATCAACAAACTCTTTGTTAATCATCCTGATAA GTTTAGACAGTACGGGCTATGGGAGAGATACACTGGCTTGTATCCAAATGGTGATATAGTTTTTACAGTTGGAGAGAGTGACTATAAAAAAGATTGGTTCTTTGCTCAAGTCACTAG GAAAAGGGATGAGAAGACATATATAGGAACAACATGGCAAATAAAGTTCAAACTTGACAGTGTTAAACAAAAGGAAATCTATACACTAAGAGTGGCACTTGCATCTGCAGCTCAAGCTGAATTACAG GTTCGCGTTAATGATTCAAGCACGAATACTCCTCTATTCTCAAGTGGAGTGATAGGGAAGGATAACGCGATAGCAAGGCATGGAATTCATGGTCTCCATTGGCTGTTCAATGTGAATTTGCAGGGTAATATACTTGTTGAAGGGGAAAATACCATATATTTGACCCAAGCAAATTCAACTAGTCCTTTTCAAGGGATCATGTATGATTATATCCGTTTAGAAGGACCTCCTTACCATGACTAA
- the LOC142167072 gene encoding 7-deoxyloganetin glucosyltransferase-like, translating to MCSISANDLDKPHAVCIPYPAQTHISPMLKLAKILHHKGFHITFVKTEHNHRHLLKSRGPDTLTGLPSFRFETIPDGLPPCDPDSTQNISSLSKSTTTTCLGAFKELLAKLNDTSTSNMPPVSCIVFDGAMSFTMDASHDLGIPEVLLWNPSACGLLSYMHYRDLVEKGYTPFNDESCLTNGYLETILDWIPGMEGISLRDLPRFISVTPEFQ from the exons ATGTGTTCCATTAGCGCTAATGATTTAGACAAGCCTCATGCAGTTTGCATACCATATCCTGCCCAAACCCACATTAGCCCTATGTTAAAATTAGCCAAAATCCTCCACCACAAAGGCTTTCATATTACCTTTGTAAAAACTGAACACAACCATAGGCATCTTCTTAAGTCTAGAGGCCCCGATACGCTAACGGGATTGCCATCCTTTCGTTTCGAGACCATTCCCGATGGCCTCCCGCCATGTGACCCTGATTCTACccaaaatatttcttctcttagTAAATCCACTACCACCACTTGTTTGGGTGCTTTCAAGGAGTTGCTTGCCAAGCTTAACGATACTTCCACCTCAAACATGCCACCTGTCTCGTGCATCGTTTTTGATGGTGCTATGAGCTTCACTATGGATGCTTCTCATGATTTGGGAATCCCTGAAGTTCTCCTTTGGAATCCAAGTGCTTGTGGTTTATTAAGTTACATGCATTACCGTGATCTTGTTGAGAAAGGATACACTCCATTTAATG ATGAAAGTTGCTTGACAAATGGGTACTTGGAAACGATTTTGGATTGGATACCAGGCATGGAAGGCATAAGTTTGAGGGATCTTCCACGTTTCATTAGTGTTACACCTGAGTTTcaatga
- the LOC107818337 gene encoding uncharacterized protein LOC107818337 yields the protein MPPLLAAHNFLVSPIEIVYALEKLGTKVKWPPMMRSDPNTRKSDALYEFHQEHARKIENCIALRQEVVNILRQGQLKELLSDKQRTNFSRGREYQGPPKPPSPARTINIIIGDGDNASINNVKFITTHKFKRSITLEQYDRLEESTIFDESDADDLTFPHNDALVITLRILDIDVKCIMVDNGRSACIIHPRVLTLMSLEDKIVSHCIILTDFNNAVERTSGEITLPILAGGVTLEMIFYIMDQATSYNAIVGQPWIHPMRAIPSSTK from the coding sequence ATGCCTCCTTTATTAGCTGCTCATAATTTTTTGGTGTCGCCTATAGAAATAGTCTATGCTCTTGAGAAACTCGGAACAAAAGTGAAGTGGCCGCCGATGATGAGATCAGACCCGAACACCAGAAAATCTGATGCCCTTTATGAGTTCCACCAGGAACACGCGCgcaaaatagaaaattgcatcgCCCTCAGACAAGAAGTCGTAAATATATTACGTCAAGGGCAACTCAAAGAGCTGTTAAGCGATAAGCAGAGGACTAACTTTTCGAGAGGACGTGAATATCAAGGCCCGCCAAAGCCGCCATCGCCAGCTCGTACCATCAACATAATCATCGGTGATGGCGACAACGCCTCTATCAACAACGTGAAGTTCATCACCACTCACAAGTTCAAGCGGTCTATCACCCTCGAACAGTACGACAGACTCGAAGAGAGTACCATCTTCGACGAGTCGGATGCTGACGATTTGACTTTCCCTCATAATGATGCCCTCGTTATTACTTTACGCATTTTAGATATCGATGTCAAATGCATCATGGTGGACAATGGAAGGAGTGCAtgcattatccatccccgagtccTTACCCTAATGAgtctcgaggataagatagtgtcaCACTGCATCATACTAACCgattttaataatgcagttgagCGGACATCTGGGGAAATTACACTCCCCATCTTGGCCGGTGGCGTGACTCTGGAGATGATATTCTACATCATGGACCAGGCCACTTCGTACAACGCCATAGTGGGACAACCGTGGATACACCCCATGAGAGCCATCCCCTCCAGtaccaagtaa